A region from the Triticum aestivum cultivar Chinese Spring chromosome 3D, IWGSC CS RefSeq v2.1, whole genome shotgun sequence genome encodes:
- the LOC123076773 gene encoding disease resistance protein PIK5-NP encodes MDVATGAIGSLLPKLDELLNEKYKLQVSIREDIVSLSREMKSMYAALGKVAEVPRDQLDEQVKLVKLWAGEVRQLSYITEVILDKLLMGVPDSQGSTGPMEKKCSWFKKRKLRDEIADTIKDIRVRIQKAADRCDRYRVHDIVNNYRAPVAIDPRLLDLYKDEKELVGIDGKNFQELMKLVSDGDNVPSKKLKIVSVVGFGGLGKTTLVKRVYDKIKSGFDCIAFVPTGENANVKEVFMHIILGLSMYGNQLSMLDEQQLIQKLGQLLENKRYLIVIDNIWDKNVWETIKLAFSGFNCLGSRIITTTRILSVSEACCSSSNDSIYQMEPLSDDDSKKLFYSIIFSSVSGCPHEYEQVSIDILKKCGGVPLAIITTAGMLASDQRVKSVDEWHVLLSSIGHGLAEDRCWKKMLRILSFSYYELSPLLKTCLLCLSIFPGALPIIRDRLVKKLVAEGIVTQETKLIGSPNKYEAREISREEAASHCLDQLVNRNVIHPLECNNNGEAISYHIHPMMHGLLKAIAIDENFAASLDLKNNYSVKYFNRLEGFRSALPHLSIKCPDSEILNDLPRMASHGGVRSLTVFGHANRSLLRHFEGIRLLDLEGCKSIERADVEYICSMVLLKQLCLAKTEINELPPEIGNLQHLQGLDVGGTQITELPPEIGNLQYLERLNIGGTEITELPTQIGKLKHLKTLDARKSQVKDLPDEVVQLTRLANLLIGDDESCEGVKLPDGFGKMTSLQQLGTIDLRKCSSSSLKELGELPYLKEIAVVSSDGQEDTRMYNALLYSLNKSIKKSSLAVYSDFRLSTVQSSSGYKYLDYWKKHSVLRFLKVPTGHAGLHLGMLDIRVCKLEEDDLKILGKLPRLQSLIVRLEVLPTKMIHIRYVGFAKLERFYVDFRIPRVVFEEGAMPKLEHVELKLYAGSASEEHMGISHLLNLQKVTLRYSKWYATNKGVKETTEAVKSECKEHQNELTLCIAEEEKNGICNMKTEVFQENRVASSSKMTEIVKEEEEDTQEGGLHQREATASCNGTSEIEEVVE; translated from the exons ATGGATGTGGCAACGGGCGCTATAGGATCCCTGCTCCCCAAGCTAGACGAGCTCCTCAACGAGAAGTACAAACTGCAGGTGAGCATCAGGGAAGACATAGTTTCTCTCTCCCGGGAGATGAAGAGCATGTACGCTGCCCTTGGCAAGGTGGCCGAGGTTCCGCGGGACCAGCTCGACGAGCAGGTCAAGCTGGTCAAGCTCTGGGCAGGGGAGGTCAGGCAGCTGTCGTACATCACAGAGGTTATCCTCGACAAGCTTCTTATGGGAGTCCCCGACTCACAAGGCTCTACGGGGCCCATGGAAAAGAAGTGCAGTTGGTTCAAGAAACGCAAGCTTCGCGATGAGATAGCGGACACAATCAAGGACATCAGGGTTCGAATCCAAAAGGCCGCCGATCGATGTGACCGGTACAGGGTTCATGATATTGTTAATAATTACAGAGCCCCAGTCGCTATAGATCCTCGTTTGTTAGATCTGTACAAAGATGAGAAAGAACTTGTCGGCATTGATGGGAAAAACTTTCAAGAGCTCATGAAGTTAGTGTCAGATGGGGACAATGTGCCCAGCAAAAAGCTAAAGATAGTCTCAGTTGTTGGATTTGGAGGACTGGGCAAAACTACTCTGGTCAAAAGGGTGTATGACAAGATCAAGAGTGGTTTCGACTGCATAGCTTTCGTTCCAACCGGTGAGAATGCTAACGTGAAGGAGGTTTTCATGCATATCATCCTTGGTCTCAGCATGTATGGAAATCAACTCTCCATGCTGGACGAACAACAGCTCATCCAAAAACTTGGTCAACTCCTTGAGAACAAAAG GTACCTCATCGTTATAGATAATATATGGGATAAAAATGTGTGGGAAACTATCAAGCTTGCTTTCTCTGGATTTAACTGTCTTGGCAGCCGAATAATCACTACAACCCGCATACTCAGTGTATCTGAAGCATGTTGCTCGTCTTCTAACGACTCAATTTATCAAATGGAACCTCTGTCTGATGATGACTCCAAAAAACTCTTTTATAGTATAATATTCTCTTCTGTGAGTGGATGTCCTCACGAATATGAACAAGTATCTATTGATATCTTGAAGAAATGTGGCGGGGTACCTTTAGCCATCATTACTACGGCTGGTATGTTGGCTAGTGATCAGCGGGTCAAATCAGTGGATGAATGGCATGTCTTGCTCAGTTCTATTGGTCATGGCTTGGCAGAAGATCGCTGTTGGAAGAAGATGCTAAGGATATTATCCTTTAGCTACTATGAACTTTCCCCACTTCTGAAGACTTGCTTACTGTGCTTGAGTATATTCCCCGGGGCTCTCCCGATTATAAGAGACCGGCTGGTGAAAAAATTGGTAGCGGAAGGGATTGTTACTCAGGAGACTAAGTTGATTGGATCACCAAACAAATATGAGGCCAGGGAGATTAGTCGAGAGGAGGCAGCAAGCCACTGCTTGGACCAACTCGTCAATAGGAATGTTATTCATCCCCTGGAATGCAACAACAATGGTGAGGCAATAAGCTACCATATCCACCCTATGATGCACGGCCTCCTTAAAGCCATAGCCATAGATGAGAACTTTGCTGCTTCGCTTGATCTCAAAAATAATTATTCAGTGAAATATTTTAACCGGCTGGAAGGTTTCCGATCTGCTCTGCCTCACCTCTCTATTAAGTGCCCGGATTCAGAAATTTTAAATGATTTACCAAGGATGGCGTCTCATGGTGGTGTTCGCTCCTTGACTGTTTTTGGTCATGCAAACCGGAGTCTGCTTAGGCACTTTGAAGGTATACGACTTTTGGATTTAGAAGGCTGCAAGAGCATTGAGAGAGCTGATGTGGAGTACATATGCAGTATGGTCCTGTTGAAGCAGTTGTGCCTTGCAAAGACGGAAATCAACGAGCTCCCACCAGAAATTGGCAATCTACAACATTTGCAGGGACTAGATGTAGGAGGGACTCAAATAACCGAGCTTCCACCAGAAATAGGTAACCTACAATATTTGGAGAGACTAAATATAGGAGGGACTGAAATCACTGAGCTGCCAACACAAATTGGCAAGTTAAAGCATCTGAAGACTCTAGATGCAAGGAAATCACAAGTCAAAGATTTACCTGATGAAGTTGTCCAGCTCACAAGGCTGGCCAATCTGCTTATTGGTGACGACGAATCCTGTGAAGGAGTGAAGTTACCTGATGGATTTGGGAAGATGACATCACTGCAGCAACTGGGCACCATTGATTTGAGGAAATGCTCGTCATCCTCTCTGAAGGAACTTGGTGAGCTCCCTTATCTGAAAGAGATTGCAGTAGTGTCAAGTGATGGACAGGAAGACACAAGAATGTACAATGCTCTGCTTTATTCCCTCAACAAATCCATCAAGAAGAGTTCCCTGGCAGTTTATAGTGATTTCAGATTGAGCACAGTACAGTCATCATCAGGATACAAATATCTCGACTACTGGAAGAAACATTCTGTGCTAAGATTCTTGAAGGTTCCAACTGGTCATGCAGGGCTACATCTTGGTATGCTTGATATCAGGGTCTGCAAGCTAGAAGAGGATGATCTGAAGATACTCGGAAAGCTGCCTAGGTTGCAGAGCCTCATCGTGCGGCTTGAAGTCCTCCCAACAAAAATGATACACATCAGGTATGTGGGGTTTGCAAAACTTGAGAGGTTCTACGTTGATTTCCGAATACCTAGGGTGGTCTTTGAGGAAGGAGCTATGCCAAAGCTGGAACATGTTGAGCTCAAGCTGTACGCTGGATCAGCCAGTGAAGAACATATGGGCATCAGCCACCTCCTAAACCTTCAAAAGGtcactctccggtactccaaatgGTATGCAACCAACAAGGGCGTCAAGGAGACAACTGAAGCTGTGAAAAGTGAGTGTAAGGAGCACCAGAACGAGCTCACTCTGTGCATTGCTGAAGAGGAGAAAAATGGTATCTGCAACATGAAGACTGAGGTTTTTCAAGAGAACAGAGTTGCTAGTTCCAGTAAGATGACTGAGAttgtaaaagaagaagaagaagacacacAAGAGGGAGGCCTTCATCAGAGGGAGGCCACTGCTAGCTGCAACGGGACAAGTGAGATCGAAGAAGTTGTGGAGTAG